One stretch of Rhinolophus ferrumequinum isolate MPI-CBG mRhiFer1 chromosome 3, mRhiFer1_v1.p, whole genome shotgun sequence DNA includes these proteins:
- the LOC117018621 gene encoding 60S ribosomal protein L30-like: MVAVKKSLELINSRLQLFMKSGDVQGVSVQEVAVVIEKCSVPTYDGCKMLYMLGYKQTLKMIRQGKAKLVILANNCPAMRKYGIEHNAMLARTGGRHHRGNNIELGTACGEHYRACALAAADPGDSAIISSMQDRVGKIPQGAKSSGRVLADLRFGKCPQSKSESGALGSLTSTPQAVVLP, from the exons atggtggctgtaAAAAAGTCTCTGGAATTGATCAACTCTAGGCTCCAACTTTTTATGAAAAGTGGAGA TGTGCAGGGTGTTAGTGTGCAGGAGGTTGCTGTTGTGATTGAGAAGTGTTCTGTTcccacctatgatggatgtaagatGCTT TACATGCTGGGGTACAAGCAGACTCTGAAAATGATCAGACAAGGCAAAGCAAAACTGGTCATCCTCGCCAACAACTGCCCAGCCATGAGGAAATATGGAATAGAGCACAACGCCATGTTGGCCAGGACGGGTGGCCGTCACCACAGAGGCAACAATATTGAACTGGGCACAGCGTGTGGAGAACACTACAGAGCATGTGCACTGGCTGCCGCTGATCCAGGGGATTCTGCTATCATTAGCAGCATGCAGGACAGAGTGGGGAAAA TCCCTCAAGGAGCCAAAAGCTCAGGCAGAGTTCTTGCTGATCTCAGGTTTGGCAAATGCCCTCAGAGTAAAAGTGAATCCGGAGCTCTGGGCTCCCTGACCTCAACTCCCCAGGCAGTGGTCCTGCCCTAG
- the LOC117018863 gene encoding patr class I histocompatibility antigen, A-126 alpha chain-like isoform X1 has protein sequence MGPRTLLLLLSGALGLTGTRAGSHSLTYFDITWSRPGRGEPRYITVGYVDGTQFVRFDSDAASPRMEPRAAWMEGPWVNQVVQGYWDQQTQVCKSAARAARVELNTLRGYYNQSEAGSHTIQRTLGCDVGPDGRLLRGYRQVAYDGADYIALNEDLRSWTAADTAAQITRRKWEGAGATEFWRDYVEGGCVETLRKYVERGKETLLRADPPKTHVTHHRTSDRDVTLRCWALGFYPAEITLTWQRDGEDLTQDTELVETRPAGDGTFQKWAAVGAPSGEEQRYTCHVQHEGLPEPLTLRWEPPPQAAILAGMVVGIIAGLVLLGAAVTGAVLWRRKRSGGTRGSYVQAAGGDSAQGSDVSLTASRA, from the exons ATGGGCCCCCGaaccctcctcctgctgctctcgGGGGCCCTGGGCCTGACGGGGACCCGGGCGG gctcccacTCGCTGACGTATTTCGACATCACCTGGTCCCGGCCCGGCCGCGGGGAGCCCCGGTACATCACTGTCGGCTACGTGGACGGCACGCAGTTCGTGCGGTTCGACAGCGACGCGGCGAGTCCGAGGATGGAGCCGCGGGCGGCGTGGATGGAGGGGCCGTGGGTGAACCAGGTGGTGCAGGGATACTGGGACCAGCAGACACAGGTCTGCAAGAGCGCCGCACGTGCTGCCCGAGTGGAGCTGAACACCCTGCGCGGCTACTACAACCAGAGCGAGGCCG GGTCTCACACCATCCAGAGGACCTTGGGCTGCGACGTGGGGCCGGACGGGCGCCTCCTCCGCGGGTACAGGCAGGTCGCCTACGACGGCGCCGACTACATCGCCCTGAACGAGGACCTGCGCTCCTGGACCGCGGCGGACACGGCGGCTCAGATCACCCGGCGCAAGTGGGAGGGGGCCGGTGCGACGGAGTTCTGGAGGGACTACGTTGAGGGAGGGTGCGTAGAGACGCTCCGCAAATACgtggagagggggaaggagacaTTGCTGCGCGCAG ACCCTCCAAAGACACACGTGACCCACCACCGCACCTCTGACCGTGACGTCACCCTGaggtgctgggccctgggcttcTACCCTGCGGAGATCACCCTGACCTGGCAGCGTGATGGGGAGGACCTGACCCAGGACACGGAGCTCGTGGAGACCAGGCCTGCGGGGGACGGGACCTTCCAGAAGTGGGCAGCTGTGGGGGCGCCTTctggagaggagcagagataCACGTGCCATGTGCAGCACGAGGGGCTGCCCGAGCCCCTGACCCTAAGATGGG agCCGCCGCCTCAGGCCGCCATCCTTGCTGGCATGGTGGTGGGCATCATTGCTGGGCTGGTCCTCCTTGGAGCTGCGGTCACTGGAGCTGTGCTGTGGAGGAGGAAGCGCTCAG GTGGAACAAGAGGGAGCTATGTTCAGGCTGCAG GCGGTGACAGTGCCCAGGGCTCTGATGTGTCTCTCACGGCTTCTAGAG cGTGA
- the LOC117018863 gene encoding patr class I histocompatibility antigen, A-126 alpha chain-like isoform X2: MGPRTLLLLLSGALGLTGTRAGSHSLTYFDITWSRPGRGEPRYITVGYVDGTQFVRFDSDAASPRMEPRAAWMEGPWVNQVVQGYWDQQTQVCKSAARAARVELNTLRGYYNQSEAGSHTIQRTLGCDVGPDGRLLRGYRQVAYDGADYIALNEDLRSWTAADTAAQITRRKWEGAGATEFWRDYVEGGCVETLRKYVERGKETLLRADPPKTHVTHHRTSDRDVTLRCWALGFYPAEITLTWQRDGEDLTQDTELVETRPAGDGTFQKWAAVGAPSGEEQRYTCHVQHEGLPEPLTLRWEPPPQAAILAGMVVGIIAGLVLLGAAVTGAVLWRRKRSGGTRGSYVQAAA; the protein is encoded by the exons ATGGGCCCCCGaaccctcctcctgctgctctcgGGGGCCCTGGGCCTGACGGGGACCCGGGCGG gctcccacTCGCTGACGTATTTCGACATCACCTGGTCCCGGCCCGGCCGCGGGGAGCCCCGGTACATCACTGTCGGCTACGTGGACGGCACGCAGTTCGTGCGGTTCGACAGCGACGCGGCGAGTCCGAGGATGGAGCCGCGGGCGGCGTGGATGGAGGGGCCGTGGGTGAACCAGGTGGTGCAGGGATACTGGGACCAGCAGACACAGGTCTGCAAGAGCGCCGCACGTGCTGCCCGAGTGGAGCTGAACACCCTGCGCGGCTACTACAACCAGAGCGAGGCCG GGTCTCACACCATCCAGAGGACCTTGGGCTGCGACGTGGGGCCGGACGGGCGCCTCCTCCGCGGGTACAGGCAGGTCGCCTACGACGGCGCCGACTACATCGCCCTGAACGAGGACCTGCGCTCCTGGACCGCGGCGGACACGGCGGCTCAGATCACCCGGCGCAAGTGGGAGGGGGCCGGTGCGACGGAGTTCTGGAGGGACTACGTTGAGGGAGGGTGCGTAGAGACGCTCCGCAAATACgtggagagggggaaggagacaTTGCTGCGCGCAG ACCCTCCAAAGACACACGTGACCCACCACCGCACCTCTGACCGTGACGTCACCCTGaggtgctgggccctgggcttcTACCCTGCGGAGATCACCCTGACCTGGCAGCGTGATGGGGAGGACCTGACCCAGGACACGGAGCTCGTGGAGACCAGGCCTGCGGGGGACGGGACCTTCCAGAAGTGGGCAGCTGTGGGGGCGCCTTctggagaggagcagagataCACGTGCCATGTGCAGCACGAGGGGCTGCCCGAGCCCCTGACCCTAAGATGGG agCCGCCGCCTCAGGCCGCCATCCTTGCTGGCATGGTGGTGGGCATCATTGCTGGGCTGGTCCTCCTTGGAGCTGCGGTCACTGGAGCTGTGCTGTGGAGGAGGAAGCGCTCAG GTGGAACAAGAGGGAGCTATGTTCAGGCTGCAG cGTGA